The following coding sequences are from one Candidatus Acidiferrales bacterium window:
- a CDS encoding heavy metal-associated domain-containing protein — MKQSLGRQSGVQSVEVSLLNGTADVTPKEDGQIDPAQLLKVTYDSGVTVAEMDMTAQGKIVKDAAGNFALQVEPNRMFELAPNELSNGLQGLAGTGTTVTVRGQLYKKPAGKKKKLDTSVPFKVLILEVQKKE, encoded by the coding sequence GTGAAACAATCCCTCGGACGCCAGTCTGGCGTTCAAAGCGTGGAGGTCAGCTTGTTGAACGGAACGGCCGATGTGACGCCGAAAGAGGATGGGCAGATTGATCCGGCTCAGCTTCTGAAGGTGACGTATGACAGCGGCGTGACTGTCGCGGAAATGGATATGACCGCACAGGGAAAAATCGTGAAGGATGCGGCGGGCAATTTTGCGTTGCAAGTCGAGCCGAACCGGATGTTTGAGCTTGCACCGAATGAACTGTCCAATGGGCTTCAGGGCCTCGCGGGCACTGGGACGACCGTGACCGTTCGCGGGCAGTTGTACAAAAAACCCGCGGGCAAGAAGAAAAAATTGGATACGTCGGTTCCGTTCAAGGTTCTGATTCTCGAAGTGCAGAAGAAGGAATAG
- a CDS encoding TlpA disulfide reductase family protein — protein MTSKVAVLLILAGGLAGYSRSPASPPQSKKTVIAAGEIGSRLPDFTVADLHGHKISSSELRGKVVLIDFWATWCQPCEKEMPGYQKLVDLYGARGFVVIGFKSAMMKDTEDPLKFASRIGARYPLAVATGDLVREFGGIEGLPTTMLYDRQGILRDKIVGFEYTDAIELKLKALL, from the coding sequence ATGACAAGCAAAGTTGCAGTGCTGCTGATTCTTGCCGGAGGACTCGCGGGATACAGTAGGAGTCCTGCGAGTCCGCCTCAGTCGAAAAAAACCGTCATCGCGGCGGGGGAGATTGGCTCACGGCTCCCCGATTTTACGGTGGCAGACTTGCACGGGCACAAGATTTCCTCGTCTGAGCTGCGCGGGAAAGTCGTGCTCATCGACTTTTGGGCGACGTGGTGCCAACCGTGCGAGAAAGAGATGCCGGGTTATCAGAAGCTGGTTGATCTGTATGGCGCTCGCGGATTTGTGGTCATCGGATTCAAATCCGCCATGATGAAAGACACGGAAGACCCGCTGAAGTTTGCGAGCCGAATCGGAGCCCGTTATCCGCTGGCCGTGGCAACGGGTGACCTGGTTCGGGAATTCGGAGGCATCGAGGGATTACCAACAACGATGCTCTACGACCGACAAGGAATCCTTCGCGACAAGATCGTCGGGTTCGAATACACGGATGCAATCGAACTGAAGCTGAAAGCACTTCTGTGA